A portion of the Calliphora vicina chromosome 5, idCalVici1.1, whole genome shotgun sequence genome contains these proteins:
- the LOC135961354 gene encoding barrier-to-autointegration factor-like has protein sequence MATTSKKHRDFVSDPMGEKPVTDLAGIGTILGARLNESGFNKANTVLGQHLVLQRNEYLFTEWIKNTCYANSKQAKDCFNCLNEWCDQFL, from the exons ATGGCGACCACTTCAAAAAAGCATAGAGATTTCGTATCCGATCCTATGGGTGAAAAACCTGTCACAGATCTGGCGGGAATAGGAACGATTTTGGGTGCTCGTTTAAATGAATCTGGCTTCAATAAA GCAAATACTGTGCTCGGTCAACATTTAGTGTTACAGAGAAACGAATATCTTTTTACGGAATGGATTAAAAATACCTGTTATGCCAATTCTAAACAAGCTAAGGATTGCTTCAACTGCCTCAATGAATGGTGTGATCAGTTCTTGTAA